In Lycium ferocissimum isolate CSIRO_LF1 chromosome 11, AGI_CSIRO_Lferr_CH_V1, whole genome shotgun sequence, a single genomic region encodes these proteins:
- the LOC132037481 gene encoding thiamine thiazole synthase, chloroplastic encodes MATMASTLASSVITKTNFLDTHKSSLFGVPLSSSQPRLKSLKSNQQQNMSISMSADTPPYDLGSFSFNPIKESIVSREMTRRYMTDMITYADTDVVIVGAGSAGLSCAYELSKNPDIQVAIIEQSVSPGGGAWLGGQLFSAMVVRKPAHLFLNELGIDYDEQDNYVVIKHAALFTSTIMSKLLARPNVKLFNAVATEDLIVKNGRVGGVVTNWSLVSQNHDTQSCMDPNVMEAKVVVSSCGHDGPMGATGVKRLRSIGMINTVPGMKALDMNAAEDAIVRLTREVVPGMIVTGMEVAEIDGAPRMGPTFGAMMISGQKAAHLALRALGLPNALDGTAETSIHPDLILAAADETETADA; translated from the exons ATGGCAACAATGGCTTCCACCTTGGCTTCCTCTGTTATTACCAAAACCAATTTCCTAGACACACACAAATCATCCTTATTTGGTGTCCCACTTTCATCATCACAACCTAGACTTAAATCCCTTaaatcaaaccaacaacaaaacATGTCTATTTCCATGTCTGCTGATACTCCTCCTTATGATTTGGGGAGTTTTAGTTTTAATCCAATTAAGGAATCAATTGTTTCTAGGGAAATGACACGTAGGTATATGACTGACATGATCACTTATGCTGATactgatgttgttattgttggtgcTGGTTCTGCTGGTCTTTCTTGTGCTTATGAACTCAGCAAGAACCCTGATATTCAG GTGGCCATTATTGAGCAATCCGTGAGCCCTGGTGGAGGTGCCTGGCTAGGCGGACAACTCTTCTCAGCCATGGTTGTGCGTAAGCCAGCACATCTTTTCTTGAATGAGCTAGGCATCGACTACGACGAGCAAGACAACTATGTTGTCATCAAGCATGCTGCCTTGTTCACCTCGACCATCATGAGCAAGCTTTTGGCCAGGCCAAACGTGAAGCTCTTTAATGCTGTTGCAACAGAGGACCTTATCGTGAAGAACGGAAGAGTTGGTGGTGTTGTCACTAACTGGTCTTTGGTTTCACAGAACCACGACACACAATCCTGCATGGACCCCAATGTCATGGAGGCTAAGGTTGTGGTTAGCTCATGTGGCCATGATGGTCCCATGGGCGCCACCGGTGTTAAGAGGCTTAGAAGCATTGGCATGATTAACACTGTTCCAGGAATGAAAGCTTTGGACATGAACGCCGCTGAGGATGCTATTGTTAGACTTACCAGAGAGGTTGTACCTGGAATGATTGTTACAGGCATGGAAGTTGCTGAAATTGATGGAGCACCAAGAATG GGTCCAACTTTTGGAGCTATGATGATCTCAGGGCAGAAGGCAGCGCACCTTGCCCTACGAGCATTGGGATTGCCCAACGCCCTCGATGGAACTGCAGAAACAAGCATCCATCCTGATCTTATCTTGGCTGCAGCTGATGAAACTGAAACTGCTGATGCGTGA